Within bacterium, the genomic segment TTACCAGGATAAACTGTTCATAGCTTGTAAGTTGTTTCACGAAAGCTCCTCCTTTTTCCAAAGATTTCTCTCTGGAGGAGCTTTTCGTCTTCTTCGGGCTATATATTAAAGGATTTCAACAGAACCTTTACGAATAACTTTAAAAAACCCAATAATAAACTCTCATGAAATTCATAAACCAGCCCGGCCTGTTTTAAATCCGCCTTCCCGGATAAAACAGGCAATTGTTCAGTATAAAAAACCGCAAACGATATTATTACGAATATCAGCGCTTTAATCTTCGGCTTGTATTTCCTGTATTTTAAATTATGTGTATTTTCATCTTCTTTATGCTGATAATTTTCCGGCTTTTCTTTACGAATTTCTTTTATCTCAATACTGACAATTATACCTATCAGAACCAATCCCAGCCAGTTTAAATAATACGCCACCGGTATTTCAGTTTCCAGAATTAACGCCAGACTCGTCTCTATCATCTGTTATTTCCCAAGTGCCGGAACACTAAAAGTATTCCGCTGTGATTTTTTCAACAATATGCAGGGGGAATTTTGGAAATGCTCCAAAAAATATTATACAAAATGTCAAAATCAAAATAGGAATCATCATCCAGAGATTTTCCCCCTTTATTTCCTTTGACATTGCCTCGCTTAAGTTTATTTCTTCAATTTGTTTATATCCAAACCAACCCCCGATTATAATAGGAGAATAGTAAACAAGATTTAATAAACTACTGACTAATAAAACCAGGAGAGAAATAACACCTGTGCCTGTATGAAAAATACCGAGTTTCTCAGCCTCCAGTGCCCCGAGCGCAAGAAACCATTTACTGACAAATCCGTTAAAAGGCGGGAGTCCGATTATTGAAAGAGCGGAAATAGTAAAACATAAAGTTGTCAGAGGCATTTTTCTTCCTATCCCGGCCAAATCGGGAATATTGCGCATGCCCGTATTATGGATAAAGAGTCCTGCACAAAGAAATAGATTGCTTTTAATAAGGGCATGATTGAAAATATGCAGGAATGCCCCGGTTAACCCCGAAGGAGAAAGTAAAACCGCTCCCATAATGATATATCCAATCTGGGCAATACTGGAATAGGCGAGCATTCTTTTAATATCAATCTGGGTTAAAGCTACTGCTGAACCGAATAAAATAGTCATTAATGCCAAAATTAAAATGTTGCTCATCAATATAGTATGAAAATTGCCTAAAACTTCTTCTCCGATAATATTATAGATAATCTTGATAATTCCATAAGCGCCTGCTTTTATCATTACTCCTGAAAGAAGGGCTGATGACGGTGTGGGTGCGACCGGGTGAGCGGATGGCAGCCATATATGGAACGGGAAAAGTCCGGCTTTAATGCCAAAACCGATAATAAATCCCCAAAAAATATAAGGGAATGAGGGATGATTTTTTAAACCGACACCAATCAATGAAAGATCTCCCGTTCCCGCAAAATTATAAGTGGCAATAATAACAAGCAGGAGGGACATCCCTCCTATAATGCCG encodes:
- a CDS encoding proton-conducting transporter membrane subunit, which gives rise to MLINYIPLIAILSPAVCFISAPFLPKRVTHYITAVICALDFFLIMPLYPYVFGGHIIELSLFSGLDIELKFSVDNLNYFMGIISSFIWTLSSIYAVEYQKEDEAIGRYDVFSLLSLSGMLGIVFSGNLFTLYIFFELLTVASSVLIFHTQTPSSLKAGLLYIFCGIIGGMSLLLVIIATYNFAGTGDLSLIGVGLKNHPSFPYIFWGFIIGFGIKAGLFPFHIWLPSAHPVAPTPSSALLSGVMIKAGAYGIIKIIYNIIGEEVLGNFHTILMSNILILALMTILFGSAVALTQIDIKRMLAYSSIAQIGYIIMGAVLLSPSGLTGAFLHIFNHALIKSNLFLCAGLFIHNTGMRNIPDLAGIGRKMPLTTLCFTISALSIIGLPPFNGFVSKWFLALGALEAEKLGIFHTGTGVISLLVLLVSSLLNLVYYSPIIIGGWFGYKQIEEINLSEAMSKEIKGENLWMMIPILILTFCIIFFGAFPKFPLHIVEKITAEYF